Proteins encoded within one genomic window of Bradyrhizobium sp. AZCC 1719:
- the flhA gene encoding flagellar biosynthesis protein FlhA translates to MVDVTAGQGGAGTGGKFPSLSEIGDILKRGDLALALGVLVILVVLILPLPAIVLDLFLAISITVSILILMTSLFIQAPLEFSSFPTVLLISTMLRLSLNMASTRLILSHGHEGTAAAGHVIEAFGNFVMSGNFVIGIIVFAILVIVNFVVITKGSGRIAEVAARFQLDSMPGKQMAIDADLSAGLIDEQTAKARRKALEDESGFFGAMDGASKFVRGDAIAGLLIVFINVIGGIIIGVAQQGMSFGDAARTYTILTVGDGLVTQVPALIVSTAAGLLVSKAGITGAADKALMKQLSGYPQALGMSAGVMLVLALLPGIPMLPFLALGGGAAALAWKARNHNNVTKAAEAAAAAAPELAAAAANAAAEEPIATALKIDDLKIELGYALLPLVNGPDGTDRLTEQIKALRRSLAIEMGFVMPAVRILDNVQLEANTYVIKIKEVDAGTGKIWPNQFMVMDPAGNQVGVPGIHTVEPTFGLPATWVDAALKEEASLKGYTVVDAATVLSTHLTELLKNNMSDLLSYGEVQKLLKDLPKEQGELVKDIVPSQVTVSGIQRVLQLLLAERISIRDLSTILEGIADALAFSRNPATMVEHVRARLARQICAQNTTYNGYLPLIALSARWEQAFAESIVGQGEERSLAMQPSKLSEFMTSVRNAFEQAAREGEAPVLVTSAAIRPFVRSLIERFRSQTTVLSQAEIHPRARLKTVGSV, encoded by the coding sequence ATGGTCGATGTCACGGCGGGTCAGGGCGGCGCAGGCACGGGCGGCAAGTTTCCGTCCTTGAGCGAAATCGGCGATATCCTGAAGCGCGGCGATCTGGCGCTGGCGCTCGGCGTCCTCGTCATCCTCGTGGTGCTGATCCTGCCGCTGCCGGCGATCGTGCTCGACCTGTTCCTGGCGATCTCGATCACGGTATCGATCCTGATCCTGATGACGTCGCTGTTCATCCAGGCGCCGCTGGAATTCTCGTCATTTCCGACCGTGCTTCTGATCTCGACCATGCTGCGGCTGTCGCTGAACATGGCCTCGACCCGGCTGATCCTGTCGCACGGCCATGAGGGCACGGCGGCCGCCGGCCACGTCATCGAAGCGTTCGGCAATTTCGTGATGAGCGGTAATTTCGTGATCGGAATTATCGTGTTCGCGATTCTCGTGATCGTGAACTTCGTCGTCATCACCAAGGGTTCGGGCCGCATCGCCGAAGTCGCCGCCCGCTTCCAACTGGATTCGATGCCGGGCAAGCAGATGGCGATCGACGCCGATCTGTCGGCCGGCCTGATCGACGAGCAGACCGCCAAGGCTCGCCGCAAGGCGCTGGAAGACGAAAGCGGCTTCTTCGGCGCCATGGACGGCGCCTCGAAATTCGTCCGCGGCGACGCTATCGCGGGCCTCCTGATCGTCTTCATCAACGTCATCGGCGGCATCATCATCGGCGTCGCCCAGCAGGGCATGAGCTTTGGCGATGCCGCCCGCACCTACACCATTCTGACGGTCGGCGACGGCCTGGTGACGCAGGTGCCGGCGCTGATCGTCTCCACCGCCGCGGGCCTTTTGGTGTCGAAGGCCGGCATCACGGGTGCGGCCGACAAGGCGCTGATGAAGCAGCTCTCGGGTTACCCGCAGGCGCTCGGCATGTCGGCCGGCGTGATGCTGGTGCTGGCGCTGCTACCCGGCATTCCGATGCTGCCGTTCCTGGCGCTCGGCGGCGGCGCCGCGGCGCTGGCCTGGAAAGCGCGAAACCACAACAACGTCACCAAGGCTGCCGAAGCCGCCGCGGCCGCAGCGCCCGAGCTTGCGGCGGCTGCCGCCAACGCCGCGGCCGAAGAGCCGATCGCCACCGCGCTCAAGATCGACGACCTCAAGATCGAGCTCGGCTATGCGCTGCTGCCGCTGGTCAACGGCCCCGACGGTACCGACCGCCTGACCGAGCAGATCAAGGCGTTGCGCCGCTCGCTCGCGATCGAAATGGGCTTTGTGATGCCGGCGGTACGCATCCTCGACAACGTCCAGCTCGAGGCCAACACCTACGTCATCAAGATCAAGGAAGTGGACGCCGGAACCGGCAAGATCTGGCCGAACCAGTTCATGGTGATGGATCCCGCCGGCAACCAGGTCGGCGTGCCCGGTATCCACACCGTCGAGCCGACGTTTGGTCTGCCGGCAACCTGGGTCGATGCCGCACTGAAGGAAGAGGCCTCGCTGAAGGGCTACACCGTGGTCGATGCCGCCACCGTGCTGTCGACGCACCTCACCGAGCTACTCAAGAACAACATGAGCGACTTGCTGTCTTATGGCGAGGTGCAGAAGCTCTTGAAGGATCTGCCGAAGGAACAGGGCGAGCTGGTCAAGGACATCGTGCCGAGCCAGGTCACGGTCTCGGGCATCCAGCGCGTGCTGCAGCTCCTGCTGGCCGAGCGGATCTCGATCCGCGACCTCTCCACCATCCTCGAAGGCATCGCCGACGCGCTCGCCTTCTCGCGCAACCCCGCCACCATGGTCGAGCACGTCCGCGCTCGGCTGGCGCGCCAGATCTGCGCACAGAATACCACATACAACGGTTATCTGCCGCTGATCGCGCTGTCGGCGCGGTGGGAACAGGCGTTTGCGGAATCGATCGTGGGCCAGGGCGAAGAGCGCAGCCTCGCCATGCAGCCCTCAAAACTGTCGGAGTTCATGACCAGCGTTCGCAACGCCTTCGAACAGGCAGCGCGCGAGGGCGAGGCGCCGGTGCTGGTCACCTCCGCTGCAATCCGCCCGTTCGTGCGCTCGCTGATCGAGCGGTTCCGCTCGCAAACCACTGTGTTGTCGCAGGCGGAAATTCACCCGCGCGCGCGGCTGAAGACGGTCGGCAGCGTCTAG
- a CDS encoding YybH family protein, with translation MSKKSPMTPGASSPPALSRRRAIPAMAGLPLVAAQPAAAEDTIAKLIKHSEVSNAALMRGDAETYRAMIAMSDDFTLMSPFGGSPSHGSQYTSETWDRIGRFFKNGTHKQEVVQSYGSADMVVLALIERHHAEVGGLPAQEWALRVTLVYRRDGDQWHLVHRHADPLAHGISLQQSAALARGPVKE, from the coding sequence ATGTCGAAGAAATCACCGATGACGCCCGGCGCGAGCTCGCCTCCAGCGTTATCCCGGCGTCGCGCCATCCCGGCGATGGCGGGTCTGCCGCTCGTCGCAGCACAGCCGGCCGCGGCGGAAGATACGATCGCCAAGCTGATCAAGCATTCCGAGGTGTCGAATGCGGCACTGATGCGGGGAGACGCAGAGACTTACCGGGCGATGATCGCCATGTCAGACGATTTCACATTGATGTCCCCGTTCGGCGGGTCACCGTCGCACGGCTCGCAATATACGTCCGAGACGTGGGACAGGATCGGACGGTTCTTCAAGAACGGCACCCACAAGCAGGAGGTCGTCCAATCCTATGGCTCGGCCGACATGGTAGTTCTCGCGCTGATCGAACGGCACCATGCCGAGGTCGGGGGACTGCCCGCACAGGAATGGGCGCTGCGCGTTACGCTCGTCTATCGGCGGGACGGGGACCAGTGGCACCTGGTGCATCGCCACGCCGACCCGCTCGCCCATGGCATCAGCCTGCAGCAATCGGCGGCACTCGCGCGCGGCCCCGTGAAGGAATGA
- a CDS encoding LysR family transcriptional regulator, producing the protein MLKPAQLLRIDLSLLVLFSTVLEEGHVARAAERLNLTPSAVSHGLRRLRHLLHDPLFLKTPGGVKPTDRALALAGPVVEALARVDGIISMAGPFDPGSTRRCFTIGAPDALAAVFLGPLVSRLAREAPGVDIRLLQLMPQHHGKPTSQVWQTTLTELDSHRLDLAILPIGPLPPRFVERLLFEEDFVVAMRKGHPLARAPNLAAYLKARHMLVSAIGDALGVVDAMLAERGHSRRVALTVPNFMMALVQLAESDLVATLPRRLVAYHAARFNLVVRPVPLPWRPDPIRLVASQSAMADAGIAWLFETLASSISTSTGSRSRQERKRRKPC; encoded by the coding sequence ATGCTGAAGCCGGCTCAGCTCCTACGCATCGATCTCAGTCTCCTGGTGTTGTTCAGCACCGTGCTCGAGGAGGGCCATGTCGCGCGCGCGGCGGAAAGACTCAATCTCACGCCCTCGGCCGTCAGCCATGGGCTGCGCCGGCTGCGGCATCTCCTGCATGATCCGCTGTTCCTCAAGACGCCCGGTGGCGTGAAGCCTACGGACCGTGCTCTCGCACTTGCCGGTCCAGTTGTTGAGGCTCTCGCGCGTGTCGATGGAATCATATCGATGGCCGGGCCGTTCGACCCCGGAAGCACGCGGCGATGCTTTACGATCGGTGCGCCTGATGCCTTGGCGGCCGTCTTCCTCGGCCCTCTCGTTTCCCGCTTGGCCCGCGAGGCGCCGGGTGTCGACATCCGCTTGCTGCAGCTCATGCCGCAACATCACGGCAAGCCGACGAGCCAAGTGTGGCAAACCACACTCACGGAGCTCGACTCCCACCGGCTCGATCTTGCAATACTCCCGATCGGCCCGTTGCCGCCCCGTTTCGTCGAGCGGTTGCTGTTCGAGGAAGACTTCGTCGTCGCCATGCGAAAAGGTCATCCGCTGGCGCGTGCACCAAACCTGGCAGCATACCTGAAGGCACGGCACATGCTGGTTTCGGCCATCGGCGATGCGCTAGGAGTCGTCGATGCCATGCTCGCCGAGCGGGGGCATTCGCGGCGCGTGGCGCTGACCGTGCCGAATTTCATGATGGCGCTGGTTCAGCTCGCCGAAAGCGATCTGGTTGCGACCTTGCCGCGAAGGCTGGTCGCGTACCACGCCGCGCGGTTCAACCTGGTGGTACGCCCGGTGCCGCTGCCCTGGAGGCCCGATCCGATACGCCTCGTCGCATCGCAGTCCGCGATGGCCGACGCCGGCATCGCTTGGCTGTTCGAGACGTTGGCGAGCAGCATAAGTACGAGCACCGGTTCGCGCTCAAGGCAGGAACGGAAGCGTCGCAAGCCGTGTTGA
- a CDS encoding OpgC domain-containing protein, translated as MMRVQGRQGSTFARRFALKNKPLKVNEFTAGAPAAGPFCRPGTIQMHDRMTIPKFMPEVRGQGRDLRIDACRGVALWFIFLDHVPNNIGTWLTLRNYGFSDAAEVFMFVSGVTCALAYGKAWRCEGWTGVISRTLRRSWDIYVAFLLLTLACAILVHLAGTGRVADESNTRILLDHPGATLARAAILQYRPVNTDVLSVFVLLHLLFAPLLWLLLRAPNATLGASLALYVLVHAFGWTVPAWPNGHWAFNPLAWQLLFVLGAWWMIDVKRPQPWVTSRTTLVLTILYLLFSLIIVLSWRIKPLEVLIPQALAQLLYPLDKSNLDPLRLLHFLAIAVLVAWLVPRNWRGLTTPVMRGAIRCGQNSLPIYCLGVLLTFASHVALLKISDGLAMQIALSFAGIAAMIATATLLNSISIKPGLRS; from the coding sequence ATGATGCGCGTGCAAGGCCGGCAAGGCTCAACGTTCGCGCGCAGATTCGCCTTAAAAAATAAGCCTTTGAAGGTGAACGAGTTCACAGCCGGAGCCCCAGCGGCAGGTCCATTTTGCCGGCCTGGGACGATCCAGATGCACGACCGAATGACCATACCCAAGTTCATGCCGGAAGTGAGAGGCCAAGGCCGCGACCTGCGAATAGATGCCTGCCGAGGCGTCGCGCTGTGGTTCATCTTTCTTGACCATGTTCCCAACAACATCGGAACTTGGCTGACACTGCGGAACTACGGCTTCAGCGATGCCGCTGAAGTGTTCATGTTCGTATCGGGCGTAACCTGCGCGCTGGCTTACGGCAAAGCATGGCGCTGCGAGGGCTGGACCGGAGTGATCAGCCGAACGCTGCGGCGAAGCTGGGACATTTATGTCGCATTTCTGCTGCTCACGCTCGCCTGCGCCATCTTGGTTCACCTCGCAGGCACGGGCCGTGTTGCTGATGAGAGCAATACGCGCATCTTGTTGGACCATCCAGGCGCAACGCTCGCGCGCGCGGCGATCCTGCAATACCGTCCCGTCAATACCGACGTGTTGTCGGTCTTCGTGCTTCTTCACCTCCTGTTCGCGCCGCTGCTGTGGCTGCTGCTGCGAGCGCCGAATGCGACGCTTGGCGCCTCGCTGGCGCTTTATGTGTTGGTGCATGCCTTTGGCTGGACCGTCCCGGCCTGGCCGAACGGCCACTGGGCCTTCAATCCGCTGGCCTGGCAGCTGCTGTTCGTGCTCGGCGCGTGGTGGATGATCGATGTCAAGAGGCCCCAGCCGTGGGTGACGTCACGCACGACGCTTGTGCTTACCATCCTGTATCTGCTCTTCAGCCTGATCATTGTATTGAGCTGGCGCATCAAACCGCTGGAAGTACTGATCCCGCAGGCGCTGGCGCAACTGCTTTACCCATTGGACAAATCGAATCTCGATCCATTGCGACTGCTGCATTTTTTGGCCATAGCGGTTTTGGTGGCATGGCTCGTGCCTCGCAATTGGCGAGGGCTGACGACGCCGGTAATGCGCGGCGCGATCCGCTGTGGTCAGAACTCGCTGCCAATCTATTGCCTCGGCGTTCTCTTGACGTTTGCCAGCCACGTGGCGCTGCTCAAGATTTCAGACGGACTTGCGATGCAGATAGCGTTGAGTTTCGCTGGCATCGCAGCGATGATCGCGACCGCAACGCTGCTGAACTCGATCAGCATCAAACCCGGGCTGCGATCATAA
- a CDS encoding DUF6665 family protein, producing the protein MPRDFRLDRTPVDVLNYEIAQDQAVALGRMGRALEAALARLQEFDATHPRSGAPASAQQARRILVTEAGHALWMFVVQREACGLRDSRPVMRDYNVPNEVQQCMGAVPATSKLSAT; encoded by the coding sequence ATGCCCCGCGATTTTCGCCTTGATCGCACTCCCGTCGACGTTCTCAACTATGAGATCGCCCAGGACCAGGCTGTTGCGCTCGGACGAATGGGGCGCGCGCTGGAAGCGGCCCTCGCCAGGCTGCAGGAGTTCGATGCCACCCATCCACGCTCGGGCGCGCCGGCGTCAGCCCAGCAGGCACGGCGCATCCTGGTGACGGAGGCCGGCCACGCGCTGTGGATGTTCGTGGTGCAGCGAGAGGCGTGTGGCCTGCGCGACAGTCGCCCTGTCATGCGCGACTATAACGTGCCGAACGAGGTGCAGCAGTGCATGGGGGCGGTCCCCGCCACATCTAAGCTGTCAGCAACATGA
- a CDS encoding GNAT family N-acetyltransferase translates to MTNFTIRTMHPKEISLAVDWAAAEGWNPGLVDDVCFASVDPKGFFIGEIDGAPVATVSCVNYSAGFSFLGFYIVRPDLRGKRYGLQIWNAAIAHADARVIGLDGVVAQQDNYKKSGFQLAYANVRYGGMVTAPSAARPEVIDLSKIPLADVEADDATVFPARRPAFLRTWIGSPGHVGCAVVRDGRLAGWGVIRPCRKGFKIGPLVADDRATAEALLSALLAKVGGGEIFLDAPSINRDAVALAEGIGLAPVFETARMYTGAIPPLRLERVFGVTTFELG, encoded by the coding sequence ATGACTAACTTCACCATCCGCACGATGCACCCCAAAGAAATCTCACTCGCCGTCGACTGGGCCGCGGCCGAGGGATGGAATCCGGGCCTTGTCGATGACGTCTGCTTTGCGTCTGTCGATCCGAAAGGGTTTTTCATCGGCGAGATCGATGGTGCGCCTGTCGCGACCGTCTCTTGCGTCAATTACAGCGCGGGCTTTTCCTTTCTCGGCTTCTACATCGTGCGACCGGATTTGCGCGGCAAACGTTACGGCTTGCAGATATGGAATGCAGCCATCGCGCATGCCGACGCGCGCGTGATCGGACTCGATGGCGTGGTGGCGCAGCAGGACAATTACAAAAAGTCCGGCTTTCAGCTTGCTTACGCCAACGTCCGCTATGGCGGCATGGTCACGGCACCGAGTGCGGCGCGGCCCGAGGTGATTGACCTGAGCAAAATCCCGCTGGCTGATGTGGAAGCAGACGACGCGACGGTGTTTCCAGCACGGCGGCCGGCGTTCCTGCGGACCTGGATCGGCTCGCCCGGACATGTCGGGTGCGCGGTCGTGCGCGATGGACGGCTTGCGGGTTGGGGTGTGATCCGGCCGTGCCGGAAGGGGTTTAAGATCGGGCCGCTGGTGGCCGACGACCGTGCCACGGCTGAAGCGCTATTGTCCGCCTTGCTCGCCAAGGTGGGCGGCGGCGAGATTTTTCTGGACGCGCCCAGCATCAACCGCGACGCGGTCGCGCTGGCGGAAGGTATCGGGCTCGCGCCGGTGTTCGAGACGGCGCGCATGTATACCGGCGCAATCCCGCCGCTGCGGCTGGAGCGGGTGTTCGGGGTGACGACGTTTGAGTTGGGGTAG
- a CDS encoding AI-2E family transporter codes for MRRIDDQTFLLLLLAVTLAFAWILQPFYGAVLWAIIVAVIFAPVNRALLRSMPGRPNLAALVTVLLIVAIVLIPLAMVAASLVQEATSLFEKIRSGEYDFAGYIQRVFDALPAWATGWLERFNLTNLSGLRETLSSNLMKGGQVLAPQALTIGMNTFEFVISLGIMLYLLFFLTRDGRAVADLIKQAVPLHGDQKSALFTRFADVVRATVKGGVLVAIVQGALGGLAFWFLGVHAPILWAVLMAFLSLLPAIGAALVWLPVAIYFLATGAVWQGIGLIAYGVLIIGLVDNVLRPFLVGKDTKLPDYVVLISTLGGIEVFGLNGFVIGPLIAAIFMVSWDIFSASRRTSRDERVGDR; via the coding sequence GTGCGACGGATTGATGATCAGACCTTTCTGCTCCTGCTGCTTGCCGTTACGCTGGCATTCGCCTGGATTTTGCAGCCGTTCTACGGCGCCGTTCTGTGGGCGATCATTGTAGCCGTCATCTTTGCGCCGGTGAATCGGGCGCTGCTGCGATCGATGCCCGGCAGGCCGAACCTGGCGGCCCTGGTAACCGTCCTGCTCATCGTCGCGATTGTACTCATACCGCTGGCGATGGTTGCGGCCTCCCTGGTGCAGGAAGCAACGAGTCTTTTTGAGAAGATCAGGTCCGGAGAATATGATTTCGCCGGCTACATCCAGCGTGTCTTCGATGCGCTGCCGGCTTGGGCGACCGGTTGGCTGGAGCGGTTCAACCTGACCAATCTTTCAGGGCTTCGCGAAACATTGTCGTCCAACCTGATGAAGGGCGGTCAGGTCCTGGCGCCCCAGGCGCTTACCATCGGAATGAACACTTTCGAGTTCGTGATCAGCCTCGGCATCATGTTGTACCTGCTGTTTTTCCTGACGCGCGATGGCAGGGCAGTGGCGGACCTGATCAAGCAGGCTGTTCCACTCCACGGCGATCAGAAGTCAGCGCTCTTCACCAGGTTCGCCGATGTAGTTCGCGCCACCGTCAAGGGTGGGGTTCTGGTGGCCATTGTCCAGGGCGCGCTCGGCGGTTTGGCGTTCTGGTTCCTCGGGGTTCACGCGCCGATTTTGTGGGCCGTGCTGATGGCGTTCCTGTCGCTGCTGCCGGCCATCGGAGCCGCGTTGGTCTGGCTCCCCGTCGCGATCTACTTTCTCGCAACCGGCGCCGTTTGGCAGGGCATCGGGCTGATCGCCTATGGCGTGCTGATCATTGGCCTCGTGGACAATGTGCTGCGTCCATTCCTGGTCGGCAAGGATACCAAGCTGCCGGATTACGTTGTGCTGATTTCCACGCTCGGCGGCATCGAAGTCTTCGGCCTCAACGGTTTCGTCATCGGCCCACTGATCGCCGCGATCTTCATGGTGAGCTGGGACATCTTTTCAGCGTCCAGGCGGACGTCGCGGGATGAACGGGTAGGCGATCGGTAG
- a CDS encoding cupredoxin domain-containing protein, whose amino-acid sequence MKNTMTIGVTLLALAALPRPANSHEEHVHHSYSAGEPGDPKKSSRTIEVEMSEMAYTPARIEVKRGEQIRFVIRNVGTVDHEFLLATAKENLRHAEEMKNNPHMEHEEPNGARVAPKKSAEIIWKFTKVGTFDYSCLIPGHHDAGMVGQVLVK is encoded by the coding sequence ATGAAGAACACCATGACGATCGGCGTCACGCTTCTTGCGCTTGCCGCGTTGCCCAGGCCAGCGAACAGCCATGAGGAGCACGTCCACCACAGCTATTCGGCGGGCGAGCCCGGCGATCCCAAGAAATCGTCGCGCACCATCGAGGTCGAGATGAGCGAGATGGCCTACACGCCGGCGCGGATCGAGGTGAAGCGCGGCGAACAGATCCGCTTCGTGATCCGCAACGTCGGCACGGTAGACCACGAATTCCTGCTCGCCACCGCGAAAGAGAACCTCAGGCACGCCGAGGAGATGAAGAACAACCCGCATATGGAGCACGAGGAGCCGAACGGCGCGCGCGTGGCGCCGAAGAAATCGGCCGAGATCATCTGGAAATTTACCAAGGTGGGGACGTTCGACTATTCATGCCTGATCCCGGGCCATCACGACGCCGGCATGGTCGGCCAGGTCCTGGTGAAATGA
- a CDS encoding MFS transporter has protein sequence MVTYSEFTKDSDLFVPDSRRAWIRLAVAVLIGSLGSVGMWSVVVALPVVQTEFAASRGTASLAFTLVMLGFGSGGVLTGKITDRYGIVTAIGLGIGILGLGYVVAGMSSSIWQFILVHFAIGLSSSATFGPLMAEASHWFDRYRGLAVAIAASGNYIGGTIWPPLVNFGIEQLGWRTSHIAIGIFTAVAMTLALIGLRMLMGAGGQRDHENAPPPRVDLRLSTNALTAILSLAGIACCVAMSMPQVHIVAYCGDLGYGVARGAEMLSLMLGFGIISRIGSGFLADKIGGIRTLLIGSFAQGTALLFYLFFDSLTSLYVISAMFGLFQGGIVPSYAIIVREAMPASEAATRVGIVIFASVFGMSFGGWISGAIFDATGSYGAAFANGLAWNALNIGIMVLLLMRARQRLAMA, from the coding sequence GTGGTAACTTATTCTGAATTCACCAAGGATTCCGACCTGTTCGTTCCCGATTCACGCCGGGCGTGGATTCGGCTTGCCGTGGCCGTGCTGATCGGCTCGCTCGGCAGCGTCGGCATGTGGTCGGTGGTGGTCGCACTTCCCGTGGTGCAGACGGAATTTGCCGCGAGCCGCGGCACCGCCTCGCTGGCATTTACGCTGGTGATGCTCGGCTTCGGTTCCGGCGGGGTGCTGACCGGCAAGATCACCGATCGCTACGGCATCGTCACCGCGATCGGGCTCGGCATCGGCATTCTCGGCCTCGGCTATGTCGTCGCGGGGATGTCGTCCTCGATCTGGCAATTCATCCTGGTGCATTTCGCGATCGGGTTGTCCTCGTCGGCCACCTTCGGCCCGCTGATGGCGGAGGCCTCGCACTGGTTCGACCGCTATCGGGGGCTCGCGGTCGCGATTGCCGCTAGTGGCAATTACATCGGCGGCACGATCTGGCCGCCGCTGGTGAATTTCGGCATCGAGCAGCTCGGGTGGCGCACCAGTCATATCGCGATCGGCATCTTCACGGCGGTAGCGATGACGCTGGCGCTGATCGGCTTGCGGATGCTGATGGGGGCGGGAGGCCAGCGCGACCATGAGAATGCGCCGCCGCCGCGCGTCGATCTGCGCCTTTCCACCAATGCGCTGACCGCGATCCTGTCGCTCGCCGGGATCGCCTGCTGCGTGGCGATGTCGATGCCGCAGGTTCATATCGTCGCCTATTGTGGCGATCTCGGCTATGGCGTGGCGCGCGGCGCCGAAATGCTGTCGCTGATGCTGGGCTTTGGCATCATCAGCCGGATCGGAAGTGGCTTTCTCGCCGACAAGATCGGCGGCATCCGCACGCTTTTGATCGGGTCGTTCGCGCAGGGCACGGCGCTGTTGTTCTACCTGTTCTTCGACAGCCTGACCTCACTCTATGTTATCTCGGCGATGTTCGGTCTGTTCCAGGGCGGCATCGTGCCGAGTTACGCGATCATCGTGCGCGAGGCGATGCCGGCCTCCGAAGCGGCGACCCGCGTCGGCATCGTGATCTTTGCTTCCGTGTTCGGCATGTCGTTCGGCGGCTGGATCTCGGGCGCGATCTTCGACGCCACCGGCTCCTACGGCGCCGCGTTCGCCAATGGGCTGGCGTGGAACGCGCTCAACATCGGGATCATGGTGCTGCTGCTGATGCGTGCACGCCAGCGGCTGGCGATGGCGTGA